The nucleotide window ACCCGCGCGTGCATTGTATATTTATGAAAATAAAGATGTTTTTCCCCGTATATTTGTTGTATCAAAAATAAAAACGTTCGATACATCTGCTGCCTTGTTGGACGGATTGAAAAAAGCCAGAATTGAAGAGATACGAACAACAGCATTTCTGAATTCTTCAGACATTAAAAAATCATCTTTTATAAACATGAATGCTGGAAATGTACAAATTAACATTACTGGTTACACTCCGGATCGGATATCTCTCGATGTTGAGACTGAGGGACCGGGAATTCTTGTAATCACCAACAATTACAGCCCTTACTGGCAGTGTGATGTGAATGGCGACCCATGTAAGATCTTCCCGGTATACCATTCATTTCAGGGAGTACTGATCAGTAAAGGTAAGAATGAAATAACGTTATTGTATAAACCTCCATATAATATTTTCACGGACGATTTGGAATGAAACGTATTCTCATCGTATCCGGACGTTACCAGACAGAGAATCCTTATCGGGAACTTGCAATTAAACGCCAGTTTGAAGCGAGTGGCTATGAGACGGTATTTGCACTACCCGATCGGACGATCAACGAGCACGGATATGAAGAAGGAGAAATTACCCATAACCTGTGTAAAAAATATGGTGCGGTAATTATTCATTCCCCGCAGGATTTCAAACAACAGGTCAGACTTTGTGATGCAGTCTTGTTCGGGTCGTGGAAAACGTATGGCTCTCTTGCTAAAATAGCCCGGACCGTGGGACGACCGGTTCTTAATTTCAATTCCACCAGTGGTCTCGATCACTGGCCGCACTACGTTGACTGTGCATTTGTTAAGGGTCCGTTCAGTAAAAGGCAAATCCTGTATTTCCAGAATATTATCCAAGGATATGGTAATCTGAGGGAAAACCAAATAATTGTTACCGGATCCGTAGCACATGAACAGGAGCAAACAGCAAAACGAGATGCCCTGCCGATAACAAAAGATGAATTCTGTGATTTTTACAACTTCGATGCTTCACGCCCCATAATCACCTTCTTCCCAAAAGGTATAGGCAGCTTTGCACAGAAAGTCGGTACATGGTTTAAAGATTCTACTTCCGCTAAAAAACAAGAATACAACGATCAATTCATAAAAAAATACTTTGAGATTTGCAAATCGGTCCGGGACTCCGATTGCAATCTTCTCATAAAAATGCATCCGACAGCGTATGTATCATACAAATGTAAAACCGATGATGAATATGCGTTCTGGCAGAAGATACCGTGGGCTAAAATACTTGACCCTATCCATACATATGACTGCTACAGGCACACGGATTGCGGGATTGGGATTAATACTCATTCCTCATTGGATCTTGGCTACTTCGGAAAACCGTTTATCTATGTAGATTCTGATAGGTTTACGCCACCGGATGCGGTACAGTTTCACATCAACCATTTGTGTTCGCTTCCACTAGGCCCCTCGTCTCACTGGGATAATGTTCCTTTGACTCAAGTTAATCCCTGGTTTCCCTCGTGGCTTGGGCTTTTTTCTAGAATTGAAAATCTTTCCTATGTCCTGAAAACAGAACTCCCGTTGAAGATCCCGGAAGTTCAAAAAAACCGATTTATCAGCGAATTCTGGTATAAATCTGATGGAAAATCCTCTGAAAGAATCGTGGATGGTTCTATTGAATTTATTAACAAATATAAACCAACTCTATTACAGAAAATCCGGGGCTCTATGGGGATTTGATCAGATGGACACAAAGTTTTTCACTATTGCCCCGCAGATGAAAGATTATCTGGATACTGCACATGTTCACATGCCATATGTCATGCATATGAACCGGCCTAGTGTGAGTTCCCCCTACTTCTCAACGGATAGTTTTGGCTTTCGCACGACACTCCACCAGGGAAAACCCCTCGCGCTATCCGATTATTATGGAAAGCAACATTCAGGCAGACGAGCCGCACTGGTAGGAGACAGCACAAGTTTTGGTGTTGGGGCAACTTCTGATGTCAATTCGATCTCCAGCCTCCTGAATAACCAAACCGGCTATACATGGTTTAACTTTTCCGGCAGGACGTTTCAGTCCACACAGGAACTCATCCTGTATCTCCTTTATCGGCCTCCGGATGTTGAGAAAATTATAATCCTGTCCGGGATAAATAATTTCGACTTAGCGTACCGGTGGTTTGGGGATATTCATACGTATATCCCCCCCTACCACCTTCAGAATCTGTATCAGGATCTCCTTCTCTCCCCTTCAAAGAATGCGGTCGTACCACGGATAAGAAAGTATTTCCGGAATCTGACACGTCAATTAATTAAGGGTAAGGGATTGGATCCAGGTAAAACCACTCCAGATGATACCCGTTCCTTCTGCCCTGAATTTATCAGAAACAGGTTGTATTATGGTGCAACAGTATTTCCAGATCTTCTCAAAGATCCATCAGGTCTTACCCGATCCCTTGAGCGGTTCAGGAGGGATATGGAGATCTGGTCTGATATTACCCAAAATGGGGAAAAATGCCGGGTGACATTTATTCTCCAACCGATAGCCGAATGGAATAAAAAAACCCTCTCTCCTGAAGAAAAAATGTTGTTTGATCTGGTAAAACAACAACGCGGAGTGAACTGGGCAAAAGTTTCTTCTTATTTATTGGGTAATGAAGAAAAATATCGGAGTGCAGTAAAAAGGATCTGTCAGGAGACGGGAATCGATTTCATCGATGCCAATGATATTGAATGTTTCAAAACCGAAGAATGGCTCTTCCTTGACCGGTATCATCTTACTGACCGGGGGCAGAAGATCATGGCAGATGTTATCAGTGAGAAAATAAACGGGATGAGGAAAAATGACTCTTAAGATCAGTATTGGGATGAACCTCCGGACCGGTCCCTGGGGAGGGGGGAACCAGTTTGGGCAGGCTTTATCAGAATATCTCATGGACAAAGGTCATCAAGTTGTCTTTAGCCTAAATGATCAAGATATCGACATCATCCTGTTATGTGAGCCACGGAAAAGCACGGCAATTTGCGCTTTTAATCACAAAGACATTTTATGGTATTTGCTCCTAAAAAACCGTAATGCACTGGTTGTTCACCGGATAAACGAATGTGATGAACGGAAGGGGACAACCAATATGAACAACCTGATTATGAATGCAAATACCTGTGCCGACCATACGATTTTTATATCCCGCTGGCTTCAGGAATTATACAAATCAAGAGGCATGGTGCCTGTACACTCAAATGTGATCATGAACGGTGCGGATCAAAAAATTTTCAATAATTTTCAATATAGGAAATGGAATACGCGTGAGCCGCTAAAAGTAGTAACTCATCATTGGGGTGGAGGAGGACTGAAAGGATATGATATCTATAAGAAATTTGATGAGATCCTTATGGACAAATCGATGGCAGCAGGGTATGAATTTACTTATATTGGAAAACTCCCAAAAAACATTACCTTCAATAATTCTCACCACATTCAGCCTCTTGCCGGTGTCGAGTTGGCATCTGAAATTCAGAAACATCATGTCTACCTGACAGCATCGCAGTACGAGCCGGCGGGAATGCATCATATCGAGGGGGCCCTTTGCGGTCTTCCCGTGCTTTATCGCGATACTGGTGGAGCGATACCGGAATATTGTCACTACTTTGGCATTGAATTCAATGAAGAAAACTTCCAGGAAAAATTGCATGAAATGACAGAAAAATACGAATGCTGGGTCAAAAGAATGGAAAGTTACCCGTATACTGCTGAAAAAATGTGTCATGAATATCTCACATTATTCAACCACATGGTAAGGAACCGCGAAGAGTATCTGCAATCCCGGACGTGGCTAAAAAACCCATTCTGTCTTCTGAAGAATATTGTGATGAGTTAGGCAGAAAATGAACGATTTGGATTTTCTATCAGACCTGAAGGAAAAAATCAGCGGATACGTTCGTTCATTGGAAGACCCACTTTGTGCAGGGCATTTCTATCCAATGGATCCTTCACAAACCCCCAAGACCCCCATCGCATTGGGGTATAGCTGCTTTGCCCTGAAGACACTTTATACGATAAATGAGTGGGAAAAAATTCCTGAACTGAAACGACAACAATGGATTAACTACATCAAGAGTTTCCAGATAGGAACCCCTACTAACTATCAGCAACATTACGAAAAAAATGCTTTTATCGATCCGCCTGTTGTTGATTATCTTTTACAGAAATCTTCCGTCGTTAAGAAGATAACAAGAATCCTCTTAAAAAAACCCAAATTCGGGGATCTGGAACGAACCATTTATGCAGAAACAAAACAGGCAATTGCAACCTTGCACCAAGTTGGTGAACACAACGATCATATTTACACATCCTTCCCAACTGAATTATCAGATCTGTATTCACATTTGATCTCTTTGAACTGGCGAGAACCATGGGGTGCTGGGGGACAGGCTGCAGCTCTGGCAGTATTTATAAAAACTGAAGCACCCCGATTTCTTGGCGAGGCCGAGGTCCAGGCTCTTTCTGGACAGATTTCCGGTTTTTTTGGTTCGTTAGCAGACCCCGTTACCGGAGCATATTACATCAACCCAAAGCCCAATTACGGGCAGATGATCAATGGAGCTATGAAAGTGCTTACCGCTCTAGACTGGCTCGAGGAACGGGTTCATTATCCTGAACAACTCATCGATACCTGCCTCTCACAGATGCCCTCGTCTGAAGGATG belongs to Methanoregula sp. and includes:
- a CDS encoding SGNH/GDSL hydrolase family protein; translated protein: MDTKFFTIAPQMKDYLDTAHVHMPYVMHMNRPSVSSPYFSTDSFGFRTTLHQGKPLALSDYYGKQHSGRRAALVGDSTSFGVGATSDVNSISSLLNNQTGYTWFNFSGRTFQSTQELILYLLYRPPDVEKIIILSGINNFDLAYRWFGDIHTYIPPYHLQNLYQDLLLSPSKNAVVPRIRKYFRNLTRQLIKGKGLDPGKTTPDDTRSFCPEFIRNRLYYGATVFPDLLKDPSGLTRSLERFRRDMEIWSDITQNGEKCRVTFILQPIAEWNKKTLSPEEKMLFDLVKQQRGVNWAKVSSYLLGNEEKYRSAVKRICQETGIDFIDANDIECFKTEEWLFLDRYHLTDRGQKIMADVISEKINGMRKNDS
- a CDS encoding glycosyltransferase; translated protein: MTLKISIGMNLRTGPWGGGNQFGQALSEYLMDKGHQVVFSLNDQDIDIILLCEPRKSTAICAFNHKDILWYLLLKNRNALVVHRINECDERKGTTNMNNLIMNANTCADHTIFISRWLQELYKSRGMVPVHSNVIMNGADQKIFNNFQYRKWNTREPLKVVTHHWGGGGLKGYDIYKKFDEILMDKSMAAGYEFTYIGKLPKNITFNNSHHIQPLAGVELASEIQKHHVYLTASQYEPAGMHHIEGALCGLPVLYRDTGGAIPEYCHYFGIEFNEENFQEKLHEMTEKYECWVKRMESYPYTAEKMCHEYLTLFNHMVRNREEYLQSRTWLKNPFCLLKNIVMS